One stretch of Clavibacter michiganensis DNA includes these proteins:
- a CDS encoding DNA-3-methyladenine glycosylase family protein, whose protein sequence is MDSPGAAAHVARTVLEVPGPFDGGGVIRFLSWHAVTGAEEGDAASFTQSARLAHGAGTVTVRLVDREPGDEADASIEVTTRVEHGADSAELLAGTRRLLGLDVDAARIDADLARDPALAAVVRATPGLRIPGTLDPRSTLFRTIVGQQISVASARATHGRMTADLGEDLPASVTHGSVTRLPPTAARIARDGAELLRGPARRTATLIRIAEALETGELVIEPGMPRTELRAALVAFHGVGPWTADYVAMRALGEPDILLSGDLIVRRGAAALGLPDEARALDARAAAWSPWRSYATLHLWRVMTDGMPAAG, encoded by the coding sequence CGCGCACGTCGCCCGCACCGTGCTCGAGGTCCCCGGTCCCTTCGACGGCGGCGGCGTGATCCGCTTCCTCTCCTGGCACGCGGTGACGGGCGCCGAGGAGGGCGACGCGGCGTCGTTCACGCAGTCCGCCCGGCTCGCGCACGGCGCGGGGACAGTGACCGTGCGGCTCGTCGACCGCGAGCCGGGCGACGAGGCGGACGCGAGCATCGAGGTCACCACCCGCGTCGAGCACGGCGCCGATTCCGCCGAGCTCCTCGCCGGCACGCGCCGCCTGCTCGGCCTCGACGTGGACGCGGCGCGCATCGACGCGGACCTCGCCCGCGACCCCGCGCTCGCCGCCGTCGTGCGCGCCACCCCCGGCCTCCGGATTCCCGGCACGCTGGATCCGCGGAGCACCCTCTTCCGCACCATCGTCGGCCAGCAGATCTCCGTCGCCAGCGCGCGCGCCACCCACGGCCGCATGACGGCCGACCTCGGCGAGGACCTGCCCGCGTCGGTGACGCACGGATCCGTCACGCGCCTGCCGCCGACCGCCGCGCGCATCGCCCGCGACGGCGCCGAGCTCTTGCGCGGCCCGGCCCGGCGCACGGCGACCCTGATCCGCATCGCCGAGGCGCTCGAGACCGGCGAGCTCGTGATCGAGCCCGGCATGCCGCGCACGGAGCTCCGGGCCGCGCTCGTCGCGTTCCACGGCGTCGGCCCCTGGACCGCCGACTACGTCGCGATGCGCGCGCTCGGCGAGCCGGACATCCTGCTCTCCGGCGACCTCATCGTCCGCCGCGGGGCCGCCGCGCTCGGCCTCCCGGACGAGGCGCGCGCCCTCGATGCGCGCGCCGCCGCGTGGTCGCCGTGGCGCTCGTACGCGACCCTGCACCTCTGGCGCGTGATGACCGACGGGATGCCGGCCGCGGGCTGA
- the ku gene encoding non-homologous end joining protein Ku — protein sequence MRAIWKGAVTFGLVNVPVKVYSATQDHDVPLHQVHDADGGRIRYQRRCEVCGKVVDYAHIDKAFDDGDRTVVITEEDLSSLPEEKSREIDVVEFVPSDQIDPVMLDRSYFLEPDSSSPKSYALLRRTLQETDRTAIVHVTLRQRTRLAALRVRGDVLMLQTLLWDDEVREADFPSLDAAPQVSPRELKMSAQLVEGFAEDFDPSKFGDEYQEQLKTLIDAKLAQGDSLDTDATFGESDDDEGEGGEVLDLMDALKRSIERSRGGGSSAKKTTARKKSPAKGTAAKGSAAKKPAAKKSGAKKPAAKKPAAKKSGAGKPTVAKSEPKRSAERKSA from the coding sequence ATGAGAGCCATCTGGAAGGGCGCCGTCACCTTCGGCCTCGTCAACGTGCCCGTGAAGGTCTACAGCGCGACGCAGGACCACGACGTGCCGCTGCACCAGGTGCACGACGCGGACGGCGGGCGGATCCGGTACCAGCGCCGCTGCGAGGTGTGCGGCAAGGTCGTCGACTACGCCCACATCGACAAGGCCTTCGACGACGGCGACCGCACGGTCGTGATCACCGAGGAGGACCTCTCGTCCCTGCCGGAGGAGAAGAGCCGGGAGATCGACGTCGTCGAGTTCGTGCCGAGCGACCAGATCGACCCCGTGATGCTCGACCGCAGCTACTTCCTCGAGCCCGACTCCTCGAGCCCCAAGTCGTACGCGCTCCTGCGCCGCACGCTGCAGGAGACGGACCGCACGGCGATCGTGCACGTGACCCTCCGCCAGCGCACCCGGCTCGCGGCCCTGCGCGTGCGCGGCGACGTGCTCATGCTGCAGACCCTGCTCTGGGACGACGAGGTGCGCGAGGCCGACTTCCCGTCGCTCGACGCCGCGCCCCAGGTGTCGCCGCGGGAGCTGAAGATGTCGGCGCAGCTCGTGGAGGGGTTCGCGGAGGACTTCGACCCGTCGAAGTTCGGCGACGAGTACCAGGAGCAGCTGAAGACCCTCATCGACGCGAAGCTCGCGCAGGGCGACTCGCTCGACACCGACGCGACCTTCGGGGAGTCCGATGACGACGAGGGCGAGGGCGGCGAGGTGCTCGACCTCATGGACGCGTTGAAGCGGAGCATCGAGCGGAGCCGGGGCGGGGGATCCTCGGCGAAGAAGACGACGGCGCGGAAGAAGTCACCCGCGAAGGGGACCGCTGCCAAGGGGTCCGCTGCGAAGAAGCCCGCGGCGAAGAAGTCCGGCGCGAAGAAGCCCGCGGCGAAGAAGCCCGCCGCGAAGAAGTCCGGCGCTGGGAAGCCGACGGTCGCGAAGTCCGAGCCGAAGAGGTCCGCCGAGAGGAAGAGCGCGTAG
- a CDS encoding ATP-dependent DNA ligase: MAGAKQQVEVDGHRIALTNLDKVLYPATGTTKGDVIAYYAAIAPHMLPHLRDRPVTRKRWVDGVGTDAEPGTMFFQKDLDAHTPEWVQRRAIQHRDHANDYPLVGDVATLTWLGQIAALELHVPQWRFGRTGDERRPDRLVLDLDPGPGAGLPECVEVAKAARAILRDMGLEPYPVTSGSKGIHLYAALDGSHDADAISEVAHELARALEADHPDLVVSDMRKALRQGKVLVDWSQNNPAKTTVAPYSLRGRSRPTVAVPRTWRELASPTLRHLELDEVIARMRKRHDPLAPVEEGHRESLEPTRERLAGFARKDPDAADDRLATYRSKRDAAKTSEPVPADAPAPSEGRSFVIQEHHARALHWDFRLEHDGVLVSWALPKGVPTEHGTNHLAVQTEDHPLEYGSFEGTIPAGEYGGGEVTIWDAGTFELEKWRDGKEVIATLTGRGTGTGIDGPRRYALIHTGGHGKADANWLIHLMEPADAPATAHAKPSRPAALEKAGERTRVGARRKGGAASAPAPMLATAATGTGLDPDEEWAVEMKWDGYRAIAVVADGRATITSRNGVDLTPAFPELAELPDQLAVDAAVLDGEIVVLGDGGRPDFGLLQTRLGLSGDKDIARARKAAPVHLMLFDALAIGDRVLVEEPYRERRAALFDAVRSPGRGRIQVPPAFDGDLDGALATSRELGLEGVVAKRVDAPYESGRRSSAWIKIKHHRAQEVVVGGWRPGSGSRSSGIGSLLVGVPGPDGLEYAGRVGTGFTERDLADALRRFGPLARKTSPFADVPTADAHDAHWITPRLVGEVEFAEWTSTGRLRQASWRGWRHDKSPDDVVRED, encoded by the coding sequence ATGGCGGGCGCGAAGCAGCAGGTGGAGGTCGACGGGCACCGGATCGCGCTCACGAACCTCGACAAGGTGCTGTACCCGGCGACCGGCACGACCAAGGGCGACGTCATCGCCTACTACGCCGCCATCGCGCCGCACATGCTGCCGCACCTCCGCGACCGGCCCGTGACCCGCAAGCGCTGGGTCGACGGCGTCGGCACCGACGCCGAGCCGGGGACGATGTTCTTCCAGAAGGACCTCGACGCGCACACGCCCGAGTGGGTGCAGCGGCGGGCGATCCAGCACCGCGACCACGCGAACGACTACCCGCTCGTGGGCGACGTCGCGACGCTCACCTGGCTCGGGCAGATCGCCGCGCTCGAGCTGCACGTGCCGCAGTGGCGGTTCGGCCGCACGGGCGACGAGCGGCGGCCCGACCGGCTCGTGCTCGACCTCGACCCGGGCCCGGGCGCCGGTCTCCCCGAGTGCGTCGAGGTCGCGAAGGCGGCGCGCGCGATCCTCCGCGACATGGGCCTCGAGCCCTACCCGGTGACGAGCGGATCCAAGGGCATCCACCTCTACGCCGCCCTCGACGGCAGCCATGACGCGGACGCGATCTCCGAGGTCGCGCACGAGCTGGCCCGCGCGCTGGAGGCCGACCACCCGGACCTCGTCGTGAGCGACATGAGGAAGGCGCTGCGGCAGGGCAAGGTGCTCGTGGACTGGAGCCAGAACAACCCCGCCAAGACGACCGTCGCGCCGTACTCGCTGCGCGGGCGCTCCCGGCCCACGGTCGCGGTGCCGCGCACCTGGCGCGAGCTCGCGTCGCCGACGCTGCGGCACCTGGAGCTGGACGAGGTGATCGCGCGGATGCGGAAGCGCCATGATCCGCTCGCCCCCGTCGAGGAGGGCCACCGCGAGAGCCTGGAGCCGACGCGCGAGCGGCTCGCCGGCTTCGCGCGGAAGGACCCGGACGCCGCCGACGACCGCCTCGCGACCTACCGCTCCAAGCGCGACGCCGCCAAGACGAGCGAGCCCGTCCCCGCCGACGCGCCCGCGCCGTCCGAGGGCCGCTCCTTCGTGATCCAGGAGCACCACGCCCGCGCGCTGCACTGGGACTTCCGGCTGGAGCACGACGGCGTGCTGGTGAGCTGGGCCCTCCCCAAGGGCGTGCCCACCGAGCACGGCACGAACCACCTCGCGGTGCAGACCGAGGACCACCCGCTCGAGTACGGATCCTTCGAGGGCACGATCCCCGCGGGCGAGTACGGGGGCGGCGAGGTCACCATCTGGGACGCGGGCACCTTCGAGCTGGAGAAGTGGCGCGACGGGAAGGAGGTCATCGCGACGCTGACCGGCCGGGGCACGGGCACCGGCATCGACGGGCCGCGGCGGTACGCGCTGATCCACACCGGCGGGCACGGGAAAGCCGACGCGAACTGGCTGATCCACCTGATGGAGCCGGCGGACGCCCCCGCGACGGCGCACGCGAAGCCGTCCCGCCCCGCCGCGCTCGAGAAGGCGGGCGAGCGCACGCGCGTCGGCGCGCGACGGAAGGGCGGCGCCGCATCCGCCCCCGCGCCCATGCTCGCGACGGCCGCGACCGGCACCGGGCTCGACCCCGACGAGGAGTGGGCGGTCGAGATGAAGTGGGACGGCTACCGCGCCATCGCCGTCGTCGCGGACGGCCGGGCGACCATCACGAGCCGCAACGGCGTCGACCTCACGCCCGCCTTCCCCGAGCTCGCCGAGCTGCCCGACCAGCTCGCCGTCGATGCCGCGGTGCTCGACGGCGAGATCGTGGTGCTCGGCGACGGCGGCCGCCCCGACTTCGGCCTCCTGCAGACGCGCCTCGGCCTCTCGGGAGACAAGGACATCGCCCGCGCCCGGAAGGCCGCGCCCGTGCACCTCATGCTCTTCGACGCGCTCGCGATCGGCGACCGCGTGCTCGTCGAGGAGCCGTACCGGGAGCGCCGCGCCGCCCTCTTCGACGCCGTGCGGTCGCCGGGCCGCGGCCGGATCCAGGTCCCGCCCGCCTTCGACGGCGACCTCGACGGGGCGCTCGCCACCAGCCGCGAGCTCGGCCTCGAGGGCGTCGTCGCCAAGCGCGTCGACGCGCCCTACGAGTCAGGCCGCCGGTCGAGCGCCTGGATCAAGATCAAGCACCACCGCGCGCAGGAGGTGGTGGTCGGCGGCTGGCGCCCCGGATCCGGCAGCCGGTCCTCCGGCATCGGCTCGCTGCTCGTCGGCGTCCCCGGCCCCGACGGCCTCGAGTACGCGGGCCGCGTCGGCACGGGCTTCACCGAGCGCGACCTCGCCGACGCGCTCCGCCGCTTCGGCCCGCTCGCGCGGAAGACGAGCCCGTTCGCGGACGTGCCGACGGCCGACGCCCACGACGCGCACTGGATCACGCCCCGCCTCGTCGGCGAGGTCGAGTTCGCCGAGTGGACCTCGACGGGCCGCCTCCGCCAGGCATCGTGGCGCGGCTGGCGGCACGACAAGTCGCCGGACGACGTCGTCCGCGAGGACTGA